A single genomic interval of Numenius arquata chromosome 14, bNumArq3.hap1.1, whole genome shotgun sequence harbors:
- the LOC141471819 gene encoding glucagon receptor-like, with product MRDVLGSGYRCSLVHLAWMCLFSSVPNGGAKVLEKTFEEWMRYRDECLRRMASEPYPAGLFCNRTFDMYACWPDGSPGTAVNVSCPFYLPWFEKVKHGQVSRRCGADGQWVTVNGSQPWRDYSQCEEMESTTEEEGARRLMVSFKVLYTVGYSLSLLTLVSALLVLTVFRKLHCTRNYIHANLFASFGLRATSVMVKDALLEKRWGMELVQVADWEALLSHEAALGCRAAQVLMQYCILANHYWFLVEAVYLYKLLIGAVFSEKNYYRLYLYLGWGTPVVFVVPWMAAKYLKENAECWALNENMAYWWIIRIPILLASLINLLIFMRILKVILAKLRANQKGYTDYKLRLAKATLTLIPLFGIHEVVFIFATDEQTTGILRYVKVFFTLFLNSFQGFLVAVLYCFANKEVKSEMKKKWQLWKLDHPALCCAQ from the exons ATGAGGGATGTGCTTGGGTCCGGCTACCGGTGCAGCCTCGTCCATCTTGCCTGGATGTGCCTGTTCTCCTCCGTGCCG AATGGTGGGGCCAAGGTGCTGGAGAAGACCTTTGAGGAGTGGATGCGGTACCGTGACGAGTGCTTGAGGAGGATGGCGAGCGAGCCCTACCCGGCAG GGCTGTTCTGCAACCGGACATTCGACATGTACGCCTGCTGGCCCGACGGGAGCCCTGGCACCGCCGTCAATGTCTCCTGCCCCTTCTACCTGCCCTGGTTTGAGAAAG TGAAACACGGGCAGGTGAGTCGCAGGTGCGGCGCCGACGGGCAGTGGGTGACGGTGAACGGCAGCCAGCCCTGGCGGGACTACTCCCAGTGCGAGGAGATGGAGTCCACCACggaggag GAGGGTGCCCGCCGGCTGATGGTGAGCTTCAAGGTGCTCTACACCGTGGGGTACTCGCTCTCGCTCCTCACCCTCGTCTCTGCCCTGCTCGTCCTCACCGTCTTCAG GAAGCTCCACTGCACCAGGAATTACATCCACGCCAACCTCTTCGCCTCCTTCGGGCTGCGGGCGACCTCGGTGATGGTGAAGGACGCGCTGCTGGAGAAGCGCTGGGGCATGGAGCTGGTGCAGGTGGCCGACTGGGAGGCTCTGCTGAGCCACGAG GCGGCGCTGGGCTGCCGTGCGGCGCAGGTGCTGATGCAGTACTGCATCCTGGCCAACCACTACTGGTTCCTGGTGGAAGCCGTCTACCTCTACAAGCTGCTCATCGGGGCCGTCTTCTCCGAGAAGAATTACTACAGGCTCTACCTCTACCTGGGCTGGG GGACCCCCGTGGTGTTCGTGGTGCCCTGGATGGCCGCCAAGTACCTGAAGGAGAACGCGGA GTGCTGGGCGCTGAACGAGAACATGGCTTACTGGTGGATCATCCGCATCCCCATCCTGCTCGCCTCCCTG ATCAACCTGCTGATCTTCATGCGGATCCTCAAGGTGATCCTGGCCAAGCTCCGCGCCAACCAGAAGGGCTACACAGACTACAAGCTGCG GCTGGCCAAAGCCACCCTCACCCTCATCCCCCTCTTCGGCATCCACGAGGTCGTCTTCATCTTTGCCACCGATGAGCAAACCACAGGCATCCTGCGCTACGTCAAGGTGTTCTTCACCCTCTTCCTCAACTCCTTCCAG GGCTTCCTGGTGGCCGTGCTCTATTGCTTCGCCAATAAGGAG GTGAAGTCAGAGATGAAGAAGAAGTGGCAGCTTTGGAAGCTCGACCACCCAGCGCTCTGCTGCGCCCAGTGA